From Hymenobacter sedentarius, a single genomic window includes:
- a CDS encoding glycosyltransferase family 2 protein, giving the protein MPQPRISVIIPAHNEAKAIGLVLGEIPAGLVQEVVVVDNNSSDDTSAAAQAAGATVLREPRPGYGYACLAGMAYVFGKAQSEQPEIVVFLDGDHSDFPEQMPELLAPLFRGDADMVIGSRALGVRERGALLPQQRFGNWLASRLLRLRYGGTFTDLGPFRAILAPALLGLHMEDKTYGWTVEMQVKAARQGLRTVEVPVRYRKRIGTSKVSGTVRGTIGAGYKILWTIFRYW; this is encoded by the coding sequence ATGCCCCAGCCCCGCATCAGCGTCATTATTCCTGCTCACAACGAAGCCAAAGCCATTGGGCTGGTGCTGGGCGAAATTCCGGCCGGCCTGGTGCAGGAAGTGGTGGTGGTGGATAATAACTCGAGCGACGACACCAGCGCCGCCGCCCAAGCTGCGGGCGCCACCGTGCTTCGCGAGCCCCGCCCCGGCTACGGCTACGCGTGCCTGGCCGGCATGGCCTACGTTTTTGGCAAGGCCCAATCCGAACAGCCCGAAATCGTCGTATTCCTCGACGGCGACCATTCGGATTTTCCGGAACAGATGCCAGAGCTGCTCGCGCCCCTGTTCCGGGGCGATGCCGACATGGTCATCGGCTCGCGGGCGCTGGGCGTGCGGGAGCGCGGTGCGCTGCTGCCCCAGCAACGCTTCGGCAACTGGCTGGCTTCGCGGCTGCTGCGCCTGCGCTACGGCGGCACCTTCACTGATTTAGGGCCTTTCCGGGCCATCCTCGCCCCTGCCTTGCTCGGCCTCCACATGGAAGACAAAACCTACGGCTGGACGGTGGAAATGCAGGTAAAAGCCGCCCGCCAGGGCCTGCGCACCGTGGAAGTGCCCGTGCGCTACCGCAAGCGCATTGGCACCAGCAAGGTATCGGGCACGGTGCGCGGCACCATTGGGGCCGGCTACAAGATTCTGTGGACCATTTTTCGGTATTGGTAA
- a CDS encoding peroxiredoxin, protein MLQVGQPAPDFTLKTTTGETFRLSELRGRHVVLYFYPKDDTPGCTAEACSFRDQYEDFQDLGAEVVGISSDSEKSHQKFTAKHNLPFQLLADEKGEVRKLYEVPRALLGLLPGRVTFVIDKKGVIQYIFNSLSGATDHVSNAKKVLAGLPA, encoded by the coding sequence ATGCTCCAGGTAGGCCAACCCGCCCCCGATTTTACCCTCAAGACCACCACCGGCGAAACCTTTCGCCTCTCCGAGCTGCGCGGCCGCCACGTGGTACTGTACTTCTACCCCAAAGACGACACCCCCGGCTGCACCGCCGAAGCTTGCTCATTCCGCGACCAGTACGAGGACTTTCAAGACCTTGGCGCCGAAGTAGTGGGCATCAGCTCCGACAGCGAAAAGTCGCATCAGAAATTCACGGCCAAGCATAATCTGCCTTTCCAACTGCTGGCCGATGAAAAAGGCGAAGTGCGCAAGCTCTACGAAGTGCCCCGCGCGCTGCTGGGGCTGCTGCCGGGCCGCGTCACGTTTGTGATTGATAAGAAAGGTGTCATCCAGTACATCTTCAACTCGTTGAGCGGCGCTACTGACCACGTGAGCAACGCGAAGAAAGTGTTGGCCGGGCTGCCGGCTTAG
- a CDS encoding alpha/beta fold hydrolase — protein MPRYFLLLLFPLLLAATSASAQPTVLNATLDGYNYPYPVKTLPLKLEGQALRMAYMDVPANAKPNGRTVVLLHGKNFFGAYWRETIKVLAAAGFRVVVPDQIGFGKSDKADIHYSFHQLARNTRHLLDTLGVKKAVIVGHSMGGMLATRFALMYPETTEKLVLENPIGLEDYRAGVPFQSVDQAEASELKSTEASIRKYHATYYPNGYPAAHDQWLLPLAAQTKSPDFPKVARANALTFDMIYQQPVSYEFGRIAVPTLLVIGQQDRTVVGKGLIKDPKVLAQMGQYPALGRRTAAEIKGAQLVELNKVGHIPHLETPAQFHQALLAFLR, from the coding sequence ATGCCCCGTTACTTTTTGTTGCTGCTGTTTCCTTTGTTGCTCGCAGCCACTTCTGCTTCAGCCCAACCTACTGTCCTCAACGCCACCCTCGACGGCTACAACTACCCGTACCCCGTAAAAACACTGCCGCTGAAGCTGGAAGGGCAAGCCCTGCGCATGGCTTATATGGACGTGCCGGCCAATGCCAAGCCCAACGGCCGCACCGTGGTGCTGCTGCACGGCAAGAATTTCTTCGGAGCCTACTGGCGCGAAACCATCAAAGTGCTGGCAGCGGCTGGGTTCCGGGTGGTGGTGCCCGACCAGATTGGTTTTGGCAAGTCCGACAAGGCTGATATCCACTACTCGTTCCACCAGCTGGCCCGCAACACCCGGCACCTGCTAGATACGCTGGGCGTGAAAAAAGCCGTCATCGTGGGGCATAGCATGGGCGGCATGCTGGCCACCCGCTTTGCCCTGATGTACCCGGAGACCACCGAAAAGCTGGTGCTCGAAAACCCGATTGGGCTGGAAGATTACCGCGCGGGAGTGCCTTTTCAAAGCGTAGACCAGGCCGAGGCATCTGAGCTGAAAAGCACCGAAGCCAGCATCCGCAAGTACCACGCGACGTACTACCCCAACGGCTACCCGGCCGCCCACGACCAATGGCTGCTGCCCCTGGCCGCCCAAACCAAAAGCCCCGACTTCCCCAAGGTAGCCCGGGCCAATGCCCTCACCTTCGACATGATTTACCAGCAGCCGGTGAGCTACGAATTCGGCCGCATTGCTGTGCCCACGCTGCTTGTCATCGGCCAGCAGGACCGCACCGTGGTGGGCAAAGGATTGATAAAAGACCCCAAAGTGCTGGCCCAAATGGGCCAATACCCGGCGCTGGGCCGCCGCACCGCCGCCGAGATAAAGGGTGCCCAGCTGGTTGAGCTAAACAAGGTGGGCCACATTCCGCACCTGGAAACGCCGGCCCAATTCCACCAGGCGCTGCTGGCGTTTCTGCGGTAG
- a CDS encoding NAD(P)H-dependent flavin oxidoreductase, whose translation MNAFCARLGIAYPIIQAPMAGVSTPALALAVSRAGALGSLATGAAASPQAVAEQVATLQAATDRPFNVNLFCHQPAPADDARDAQWLAYLRPFFTALGSTPPSHLDELYPSFVTNDALLAVLVAARPRVISFHFGLPTPAQLATLRGTGAVLLACVTTPAEARRAEAAGVDALVAQGVEAGGHRGTFDPAVEPGIGTLELTRQLARQSRLPVVAAGGLMDGADIAAALRAGASAVQLGTAFVTCPESAAAAPYREALLRQPPLPTALTPVISGRPARGLVTRFVQEVDRPDRPPVAPFSRAYVAGKALVAAAQQAGEAGFAVQWAGTGVGRSRTLPAADLVQALMLEVERALADPGSAHVG comes from the coding sequence ATGAATGCTTTCTGTGCACGGTTAGGGATTGCCTACCCCATCATCCAAGCCCCCATGGCGGGCGTTTCCACCCCGGCCTTGGCCCTGGCCGTCTCCCGGGCCGGGGCCTTGGGCTCCCTTGCCACCGGCGCTGCAGCGTCGCCGCAGGCCGTCGCCGAACAAGTGGCCACGCTGCAGGCCGCCACGGACCGGCCGTTTAACGTCAACCTCTTTTGCCACCAACCCGCCCCCGCCGACGACGCCCGGGATGCGCAGTGGCTGGCGTACCTGCGGCCCTTTTTCACGGCCCTGGGGAGCACGCCCCCCAGCCACTTGGATGAGCTCTACCCCAGTTTTGTAACCAATGACGCCCTGCTGGCCGTGCTGGTGGCCGCCCGGCCCCGCGTGATTAGCTTTCATTTTGGCTTGCCCACCCCCGCCCAACTCGCCACCCTGCGCGGGACCGGGGCGGTGCTGCTTGCCTGCGTCACCACGCCCGCCGAAGCCCGGCGGGCCGAAGCCGCCGGCGTGGATGCGCTGGTGGCCCAGGGCGTGGAGGCCGGCGGGCACCGGGGCACCTTCGACCCGGCCGTGGAGCCGGGCATCGGGACGTTGGAACTGACGCGGCAACTCGCCCGGCAGAGCCGCTTGCCCGTGGTGGCGGCCGGGGGGCTGATGGACGGGGCCGACATTGCGGCGGCCCTGAGGGCGGGCGCGTCGGCGGTGCAGTTGGGCACGGCCTTCGTTACCTGCCCGGAGTCGGCCGCAGCGGCGCCTTACCGCGAAGCCCTGTTGCGGCAGCCGCCTTTGCCCACGGCCCTCACGCCCGTGATTTCGGGACGGCCCGCCCGGGGCCTGGTCACGCGCTTCGTGCAGGAGGTCGACCGGCCGGACCGCCCGCCGGTCGCGCCCTTTTCGCGGGCGTACGTGGCCGGCAAAGCCTTGGTCGCCGCCGCCCAGCAAGCGGGTGAAGCCGGTTTCGCCGTGCAATGGGCGGGCACGGGCGTGGGTCGGAGCCGGACGCTCCCCGCGGCCGACCTGGTGCAGGCGCTGATGCTGGAGGTAGAACGAGCCCTCGCCGACCCTGGCTCCGCTCATGTAGGTTAG
- a CDS encoding dihydrofolate reductase family protein, translated as MRQVILQLAVSLDGYIEGPGGEYDWCFTDQDYGMTAFLQRVDSVFYGRKSYELAVATGAAGVGAGAGWSHLREYVFSNSLQHVPPGATLISGDIGAAVRRIKQEPGKDIWLWGGASLTASLLALGLVDELRLAVHPLLLGGGKPLFPPLATRRTLTLLDAQTYSSGLVSLAYALPS; from the coding sequence ATGCGACAAGTGATTCTGCAACTGGCCGTGAGCCTGGACGGCTACATCGAAGGGCCCGGCGGGGAGTACGACTGGTGTTTTACCGACCAGGACTACGGCATGACGGCCTTTTTGCAGCGCGTCGACAGCGTCTTCTACGGCCGCAAATCCTACGAGCTGGCTGTCGCCACGGGCGCCGCCGGGGTCGGGGCAGGAGCGGGGTGGTCCCACCTGCGCGAATACGTGTTCTCGAACAGCCTCCAGCACGTTCCGCCCGGCGCGACCTTGATTAGCGGGGACATCGGCGCGGCCGTGCGGCGCATCAAACAGGAGCCAGGCAAGGACATCTGGCTCTGGGGAGGCGCGAGCCTGACGGCGTCGCTATTGGCCCTGGGCCTGGTGGACGAACTCCGCCTGGCCGTCCATCCGCTGCTGCTTGGGGGCGGCAAACCGCTGTTTCCGCCCCTCGCCACCCGGCGCACGCTCACCCTGCTGGACGCCCAGACGTATTCCTCCGGCTTGGTGTCGTTGGCCTATGCCCTGCCAAGCTAA